One region of Marivirga arenosa genomic DNA includes:
- the lptE gene encoding LptE family protein — MTFRSLIIFIFIAVFTSSCVVYSFTGASISPDIKTMSIQYFYNDSGNGPPNLQQTFTEEIRDYYQQNTSLELVESNGDLQLEGSITGYRVQPIAVTSSGNPNLADAAGAQRLTISVSVTYVNTKDEVFNFNNKSFSFYEDFDATSTTLTAVEDQLIETISDQIIIDIFNATVANW; from the coding sequence ATGACCTTTAGGAGTTTAATAATCTTCATTTTCATAGCAGTATTTACTTCAAGCTGTGTGGTATACAGCTTTACAGGAGCATCTATTTCACCTGACATAAAAACTATGTCTATCCAGTATTTTTATAATGATTCTGGAAATGGACCTCCAAATCTGCAGCAAACTTTTACAGAAGAAATTAGAGATTACTACCAACAGAATACAAGCTTAGAATTAGTTGAAAGTAATGGTGATTTACAATTAGAAGGTTCCATAACAGGTTATAGAGTACAACCAATAGCCGTAACTTCATCAGGCAATCCTAATCTAGCGGATGCAGCTGGAGCACAAAGGTTGACCATTTCGGTATCCGTTACATATGTAAATACAAAAGATGAAGTGTTTAATTTCAATAATAAGTCTTTCTCCTTCTATGAAGATTTTGATGCTACTTCAACTACTTTAACTGCAGTAGAAGACCAACTAATTGAGACAATCTCAGATCAAATCATTATAGATATATTTAACGCAACTGTAGCAAATTGGTAA
- the secG gene encoding preprotein translocase subunit SecG codes for MLTLLITLIILVAILLVLVVLAQNSKGGGLSSQFGGSGASQVVGVKRTGDILEKITWVLAISLVVLSLASSFVIKSTSVDTGFTSPNMEKVQDETLLPGMESGGQEGLLPATEDEESTEGTSSEEGNSELIEGLQEDTEEGSSEE; via the coding sequence ATGTTAACATTATTAATTACTTTAATCATTTTAGTTGCCATTTTATTGGTATTAGTAGTATTAGCTCAGAATTCAAAAGGTGGTGGATTATCTAGCCAATTTGGAGGATCAGGAGCAAGTCAGGTTGTAGGTGTAAAAAGAACAGGAGATATATTAGAAAAAATCACTTGGGTATTAGCTATTAGTTTAGTGGTTTTAAGTTTAGCTTCTTCTTTTGTTATCAAAAGTACTTCTGTCGATACTGGTTTTACTAGTCCTAACATGGAAAAAGTACAAGATGAGACTTTACTTCCTGGTATGGAAAGTGGAGGACAAGAAGGTTTATTACCTGCTACTGAGGACGAAGAAAGCACTGAAGGAACCTCATCTGAAGAAGGAAATTCTGAATTGATTGAAGGTTTACAAGAAGATACTGAAGAAGGAAGTTCTGAAGAGTAA
- a CDS encoding sigma-54 interaction domain-containing protein: MDIQTIKNRFGIIGNSDHLNFAIKVAMQVAPTDMTVLITGESGVGKESFSKIIHQLSARKHGQFIAVNCGAIPEGTIDSELFGHEKGSFTGAYDSRKGYFEVTDGGTIFLDEIGEMPLPTQSRLLRVLENGEFIRVGSSKVVKTDVRVVAATNVNLIQAVEKGKFREDLYYRLNTVPIFVPPLRERGNDIELLFRKFTSDFAEKHHVNPIKLTEDAKEALLAFRYPGNIRQLKNIAEQISLLEMEREVNKEILLKYLPQEGNMMPAIYKSNDSSSGGKDNFSERDILYKILFDMRNDVEELKKLVHNVLKNENYGEEIIKDHEGLFEVKPNEFKENEEGIRTPFLLDSSKHDDSSSDSYNLEEYQDAEHEIEEESLSLEKKEKEMIQRALSKNQNKRKYAARDLGISERTLYRKIKQYDL; encoded by the coding sequence TTGGATATACAAACTATCAAAAATAGATTCGGTATCATAGGCAACTCTGATCACCTAAATTTTGCCATAAAGGTAGCGATGCAAGTTGCCCCTACGGATATGACTGTATTAATTACAGGTGAAAGTGGTGTAGGTAAAGAATCATTCTCTAAGATTATTCATCAGCTAAGCGCAAGAAAGCACGGACAATTCATCGCAGTAAACTGTGGAGCTATTCCTGAAGGTACTATTGACTCAGAATTATTCGGCCATGAAAAAGGCTCTTTTACTGGAGCTTATGATTCAAGAAAAGGTTATTTTGAGGTTACTGACGGAGGAACTATCTTTTTAGATGAAATTGGAGAAATGCCACTTCCAACTCAGTCAAGATTATTAAGGGTTTTAGAAAATGGTGAATTTATTAGAGTAGGTTCATCTAAAGTAGTTAAGACAGATGTTAGAGTTGTTGCAGCAACCAACGTAAACCTTATTCAGGCGGTGGAAAAAGGTAAGTTTAGAGAAGACCTTTATTATCGATTAAATACAGTCCCTATTTTTGTTCCTCCTTTGAGAGAGAGAGGAAATGATATTGAATTATTATTCAGAAAATTCACCTCTGACTTTGCAGAAAAGCATCACGTAAACCCAATTAAACTGACTGAAGACGCTAAAGAGGCATTATTAGCCTTTAGGTATCCTGGCAATATCAGACAGTTAAAAAATATAGCTGAGCAGATTTCTTTACTCGAAATGGAAAGAGAAGTCAATAAAGAAATATTGCTTAAATATTTGCCTCAAGAAGGGAATATGATGCCTGCTATTTACAAAAGCAATGATAGCTCATCTGGTGGTAAAGATAATTTTTCAGAACGCGACATTTTGTATAAAATACTCTTTGACATGCGGAATGATGTTGAAGAACTGAAAAAACTGGTACATAATGTTTTGAAGAATGAAAATTATGGAGAAGAGATCATAAAAGATCATGAGGGCTTATTTGAAGTGAAACCAAATGAGTTTAAGGAAAATGAAGAAGGCATCAGAACGCCATTTTTGTTAGATAGTAGCAAACATGATGATTCTTCATCCGATAGTTATAATTTAGAAGAATATCAGGATGCAGAGCATGAAATAGAGGAAGAATCGTTATCCTTAGAAAAGAAGGAAAAAGAAATGATTCAAAGGGCACTATCTAAAAATCAAAATAAAAGAAAATACGCGGCACGAGATTTGGGGATATCTGAACGTACGTTATACAGAAAAATCAAACAATATGACCTTTAG
- a CDS encoding metallophosphoesterase family protein, which produces MKIGLISDTHSFWDDNIPKYFKDCDEIWHAGDIGETGEIIEKLEQVAPTLAVFGNIDTPEFQNIYPEDLFIEREGVKIFMTHIGGKPPSYNPRVRKLIESEKPNVFICGHSHILRAMPDKKRNNLLYLNPGAAGNQGFHKIRTMMRFEINNGRVENLEVIELGKRG; this is translated from the coding sequence ATGAAAATAGGTCTTATTTCCGATACCCATAGCTTTTGGGATGATAATATTCCCAAATATTTCAAAGATTGTGATGAAATATGGCATGCTGGAGATATAGGTGAAACTGGAGAGATAATTGAAAAGCTAGAACAGGTCGCTCCAACATTAGCAGTATTTGGCAACATAGATACCCCTGAATTTCAAAATATATATCCTGAAGATTTATTTATTGAGCGAGAAGGAGTGAAAATTTTTATGACTCATATAGGAGGGAAGCCTCCAAGCTATAATCCAAGAGTTCGGAAATTAATTGAATCTGAAAAACCAAATGTTTTTATATGTGGTCATTCCCATATTTTAAGAGCGATGCCTGATAAAAAGCGTAATAATTTACTGTACCTAAATCCTGGAGCTGCAGGTAATCAGGGTTTTCATAAAATCAGAACAATGATGCGCTTTGAAATTAACAATGGGAGAGTGGAGAATTTGGAGGTAATTGAATTAGGTAAAAGAGGATAG
- the miaB gene encoding tRNA (N6-isopentenyl adenosine(37)-C2)-methylthiotransferase MiaB, with translation MSDLIKDLDIISEDTKTDESCAVQVSKEEDTGKSRKLYIESYGCQMNFSDSEIVTSIMKDNGFDTTNDFNSADVVFLNTCSIREKAELTVRKRLTEFNKIKAKKPEMQIGVLGCMAERLKTKLLEEEKIVDIVAGPDSYRDLPNLVKTVDEGEKAVNTFLSREETYADISPVRLNSNGVTAFISIMRGCDNMCSFCVVPFTRGRERSRDPYSIVQEAQDLFDRGFREVTLLGQNVDSYKWSPELNNKARLEKLEKKEEVEIINFANLIEMVAKVSPDLRVRFSTSHPKDITDEVLHTIKKYENICNYIHLPAQSGNSRILKMMNRTYDREWYINRVDAIRDILGEECGISSDMITGFCSETEEEHQDTLSLMDYVKYDFSYMFFYSERPGTLAEKRYEDDIPLETKKRRLQEVINKQSQHSLERNKLDLNKVHKVLVEGTSKRSEEQLQGRNSANKVVVFPRENYKKGDYVNVFVEECTGATLIGKAV, from the coding sequence ATGAGTGATTTGATTAAAGATTTGGACATCATTTCTGAAGATACAAAAACGGATGAATCTTGTGCAGTTCAAGTTTCAAAAGAAGAAGATACTGGCAAAAGCCGTAAATTATATATAGAAAGTTATGGATGTCAAATGAATTTCTCTGATAGTGAGATTGTGACCTCCATTATGAAAGATAATGGTTTTGACACCACCAATGATTTTAACTCAGCAGATGTTGTTTTTCTTAACACCTGTTCAATTCGTGAGAAAGCAGAATTAACCGTTAGGAAAAGACTTACAGAATTCAATAAAATCAAAGCTAAAAAGCCTGAAATGCAGATTGGCGTATTAGGCTGCATGGCTGAAAGATTAAAAACCAAGCTACTTGAGGAAGAAAAGATAGTAGATATCGTAGCAGGGCCTGATTCATATCGAGATCTTCCTAACTTAGTTAAGACAGTTGATGAAGGTGAAAAAGCAGTCAATACTTTCTTAAGTAGAGAAGAAACGTATGCAGATATTAGCCCAGTAAGATTAAATTCTAATGGCGTAACAGCTTTCATATCAATCATGAGAGGATGCGACAATATGTGTTCTTTCTGTGTAGTACCTTTCACAAGAGGTAGAGAAAGAAGTAGAGATCCGTACTCAATAGTTCAGGAAGCTCAGGATTTATTTGACAGAGGTTTTAGAGAAGTTACCTTATTAGGTCAAAATGTTGATTCTTACAAATGGTCACCAGAACTAAATAATAAGGCTCGATTAGAAAAACTAGAGAAAAAAGAAGAGGTTGAAATCATTAACTTCGCCAATCTAATTGAAATGGTGGCTAAAGTATCACCAGATTTAAGAGTTAGATTCTCAACTTCTCACCCTAAAGATATTACGGATGAAGTCTTACATACTATAAAGAAGTATGAGAATATCTGTAATTATATACACCTACCTGCCCAAAGTGGTAATTCTCGTATTCTTAAAATGATGAACCGTACTTACGATAGAGAATGGTACATCAACAGAGTAGATGCTATTAGAGATATCTTAGGTGAAGAATGTGGTATTTCATCAGATATGATCACGGGTTTCTGTTCAGAAACTGAGGAAGAACATCAAGACACTTTAAGCTTGATGGATTATGTAAAATACGACTTTTCATATATGTTCTTTTATTCTGAAAGACCAGGAACTTTAGCAGAAAAAAGATATGAGGATGATATTCCATTAGAAACCAAGAAAAGAAGGCTTCAAGAAGTTATTAATAAACAAAGTCAGCATTCTTTAGAGAGAAATAAACTTGATTTAAATAAAGTTCACAAGGTACTAGTTGAAGGAACTTCCAAAAGATCTGAAGAACAATTACAAGGAAGGAATTCAGCCAATAAAGTTGTGGTTTTCCCAAGAGAAAATTACAAAAAAGGGGATTATGTAAATGTATTTGTAGAAGAATGTACTGGAGCCACCTTAATTGGTAAAGCGGTTTAA
- a CDS encoding TonB-dependent receptor, giving the protein MKTYFNLIVLTLLSFQLLSQEFPSLKSQNRAINNYFTIKYKVVDFKNSLHIKDYKTSEFQLENGFDYYLNKLIYISFGIKGGVILGIPYKNRLQAYFNSGNVSGLDTFLKYYDEIDFIDQSLAITRYFIGVQPQLGFNITEKWKILAGTELRYFFQHFFERRTFDGTHVIDEGVNFNLLGTIGLNYLLNEQLSIGLNYDRGLSYLRRILIINSGGNGPYTSSVRYHSLGLNLKYCF; this is encoded by the coding sequence ATGAAAACGTATTTCAACCTTATCGTTTTAACTCTTCTGAGTTTTCAATTATTATCTCAAGAATTCCCTTCCTTGAAAAGTCAAAATAGAGCCATCAATAACTATTTTACGATAAAGTACAAAGTGGTTGATTTTAAAAATAGCCTACATATTAAAGATTATAAAACCTCAGAATTTCAATTAGAGAACGGATTTGATTATTATTTAAACAAACTTATTTATATTTCTTTTGGTATCAAGGGAGGCGTTATTTTAGGAATCCCATACAAAAATAGATTGCAAGCATACTTTAATAGTGGTAATGTTTCGGGTTTAGACACTTTTCTTAAATATTACGATGAGATCGATTTCATAGATCAATCTTTGGCTATAACTAGATATTTCATAGGTGTGCAACCTCAACTAGGTTTTAATATCACAGAGAAATGGAAAATTTTGGCTGGTACAGAATTACGCTACTTCTTTCAACATTTTTTTGAAAGAAGAACTTTCGATGGAACACATGTCATTGATGAAGGGGTAAATTTCAACCTATTAGGAACCATAGGATTAAACTACCTTTTGAATGAACAACTTTCAATAGGTCTTAATTATGATAGAGGACTGTCATACTTACGCAGAATATTGATAATAAACTCAGGCGGGAATGGACCCTATACAAGTTCTGTTAGATATCATAGCTTAGGTCTCAATCTGAAATATTGTTTTTAA
- a CDS encoding phospho-sugar mutase → MTSQEKAQQWLDSKAVDEATKKQIRDLQENNKEEFEESFYKDLEFGTGGLRGIMGVGSNRMNKYTLGMATQGLSNYLNKTFKEQGVSVAIAHDCRNNADEFANVVADVFTANDIKVFFFEALRPTPELSFAIRHLGCKSGVVLTASHNPKEYNGYKAYWTDGAQMVAPHDINVMNEVQSISSIDDVSFERKDALIEFIGEDLDEAYLEEIKKLRLFPDASENDKSIDIVFSSIHGTGITLVPKALESFGFKNVHIVEEQSEPNGDFPTVVYPNPEEKEAMSMALAKGKEVDADIVMATDPDSDRVGIAIKNGNNEFELLNGNQTGSLLIYYLLSRWNDLGKLDGNQYIVKTIVTTELFKNIAEAYKVDCYDTLTGFKNIAAVIRELEGKKTFIGGGEESYGYMISDYVRDKDAIASVAMIAEMTSYVKSKGKTLYDYLIEMYLKFGFYREDLVSITKKGKSGSEEIKAMMTRFREEPPKSLAGTKVLKVRDYQKSTILDLETGKMSRLDFPASNVLQFFLEDGSKISARPSGTEPKIKFYVSVKGSLNSKDSFESDFAELGNIIKAYLDDLDL, encoded by the coding sequence ATGACAAGTCAGGAAAAAGCCCAGCAGTGGTTAGACAGTAAAGCTGTGGATGAGGCTACTAAAAAACAGATAAGAGATTTACAGGAAAATAATAAAGAAGAATTTGAAGAATCTTTTTATAAAGATTTAGAATTTGGAACTGGTGGTTTGCGTGGCATAATGGGAGTTGGGAGTAACCGTATGAATAAATACACCTTAGGGATGGCTACTCAAGGTTTAAGTAATTACTTGAACAAAACATTTAAAGAACAAGGTGTTTCTGTGGCAATTGCTCACGATTGTAGAAATAATGCAGATGAATTTGCTAATGTTGTGGCAGATGTTTTTACAGCTAATGATATAAAAGTATTCTTTTTTGAAGCTTTAAGACCAACGCCAGAATTATCATTTGCTATTCGTCATTTAGGCTGTAAAAGTGGTGTAGTGTTAACGGCTTCGCATAATCCGAAAGAATATAATGGTTATAAAGCGTATTGGACAGATGGAGCTCAAATGGTTGCTCCTCATGATATTAACGTTATGAATGAAGTTCAATCTATTTCTTCCATTGATGATGTTTCCTTCGAAAGGAAAGATGCCCTTATTGAATTTATAGGAGAAGATTTAGATGAAGCTTATTTAGAAGAAATCAAGAAATTGAGACTATTTCCTGACGCCAGTGAAAATGATAAATCAATTGATATAGTATTTTCTTCCATTCATGGAACAGGAATTACACTAGTGCCTAAAGCTTTAGAATCCTTCGGCTTTAAAAATGTACATATCGTAGAAGAACAGTCAGAACCCAATGGAGATTTTCCTACTGTTGTTTATCCTAATCCTGAAGAGAAGGAAGCCATGTCTATGGCATTAGCTAAAGGAAAAGAAGTTGATGCAGATATTGTGATGGCTACAGATCCGGATTCTGATAGGGTAGGGATTGCCATTAAAAATGGGAATAATGAATTTGAATTGCTTAACGGGAATCAAACAGGCTCACTATTAATCTATTATCTGTTAAGTAGATGGAATGATTTAGGAAAATTGGATGGCAATCAATATATCGTTAAAACCATAGTTACTACAGAACTATTTAAAAATATAGCAGAAGCCTACAAAGTAGATTGTTATGATACCCTCACTGGTTTTAAAAATATCGCAGCTGTAATTAGAGAATTAGAAGGTAAGAAAACTTTTATAGGCGGTGGTGAGGAAAGCTATGGCTATATGATTAGTGATTATGTACGCGATAAGGATGCTATTGCTTCCGTTGCAATGATAGCTGAAATGACCTCTTACGTTAAGTCAAAAGGAAAGACTTTATATGATTATCTTATTGAGATGTATCTTAAATTCGGTTTTTATAGAGAAGATCTAGTTTCCATTACTAAGAAAGGTAAATCGGGTAGCGAGGAAATTAAGGCTATGATGACTAGGTTTAGAGAAGAACCTCCTAAAAGCCTTGCAGGGACAAAGGTTCTAAAGGTAAGAGATTATCAGAAGTCAACAATTTTAGATTTAGAGACTGGTAAAATGTCAAGATTAGATTTTCCAGCATCTAATGTATTACAATTCTTCCTGGAGGATGGTAGTAAAATTTCTGCAAGACCTTCTGGCACAGAACCTAAGATTAAATTTTATGTGAGTGTGAAGGGGAGCTTAAATTCAAAAGATAGCTTCGAAAGTGATTTTGCGGAATTAGGGAATATCATTAAAGCCTATTTAGATGATTTGGATTTGTAA